A stretch of DNA from Paramormyrops kingsleyae isolate MSU_618 chromosome 15, PKINGS_0.4, whole genome shotgun sequence:
gtgtgtgtgtgtgtatgtatatatatatgtgtgtgtgtgtgtatgtgtatatatatatgtgtgtgtgtatatgtatgtatatgtgtgtgtgtgtgtgtgtgtgtatgtatatatatatatatatacacacatacacacacacacacacacacacacacacacacacacacttatttattttgctttccttagtgCTGAGAAATATGGGGACACAGCTGATGAATGTGGTGAAGCGTTCTTCCTTTGCGGGAAAGCTTTGCTGGAGCTGGCCAGGTAAGAGATGAATCATTTTGGCGTGCTTGTTCTTAAATGATTGGGTGGTGACGGTGGTTTGTATGTGTTCAGGATTGAGAATACAGTTCTAGGAAATGCACTTGAAGGTGTTCCTGAAGAGGATGGTGATGAAGAGGATAAGATTGACGGCAGCAGAATTGAGAGCGCCGACAACCTGGATGGTCAGTACCCAGTGTCTGTGAAGCTCAGCTCTTTTGGATTCTGGGGAAAACATCTTTGgcagttaatatggtttctATTTCATTGCTCAAAAATCAATAGAATTTGTGATTGTGGGTGCTATGTAATGCCACAGTCTAGTTATATATTTATCGTGAGTAAATTTAGTCCAATATCAGTTTTTGTCTATTGTCTGAGAATGGTTTCTGCTAATTTTAGCCTTAATGTTGCATTTTTATCCATTTATGCCTGGGTAGTTTGCTTTAAAATCAGAAATAAAAAATCTTGGAATTTTTTGAGTGTTATGTATGCATAATATACCTTAATGAAGTGTTCATCTTGTGTTGATGGTGACTTTTTACTTGAGGGAAATTTGAAAGTCTTAAGTTCAAAGAATGTGGGTCACAGGGCAAAAACACGGTTGCTCTTGTTCTTGGTATCTATGAAAGTGTTCTTCAGAAGCAGGCGTTAATGGCTTGTAGGGTGTGAAGTTTGCCGTAAGGCTCTGTTTTGGGGTCACAGTTTGGTGCAATTTCAGTGCAGCAGGGAAATGGAATTTTTAGTTAACTGCAAATATGCAATTAGGAATGGTTTTAAGGCAATGAATCTGACGAGTCTGAACAGCAAACCTAAGACCCTTATTTGTATATTGTAAAATTCAGTGATTAATAACGCTTAATGAACTAAATTCTGTGTTCTTTATTACCTGGGTATAACAGATAATggactgctctctctctctccggtgttggtgtaatttatcgGGAAACCATAATATTCCCAAACTGTGGATTTTGACTAACCAACGTTTAGCATAGTGTTCTCCGTGTTGAACAGCTAATTATGAATTTAGGTTCTGTCTGTCAAGGAATGTACTCATTTCATTGTGCATTACAAACCAAGAATGCGACCAAACGGCTCATGACAAGTGTTTACCGTTACATCTGTAATGGCTTTTGTATAGAATTAAGCCTCCCAACAGGAATGAAACTGGTTATCTAACCATGTGGCACATTCGGAATGTGTGTTgatcccctgccccaccccagtTGGCAGGAGCTGTGCCGTGGGTCTTATACCAAGTGTTTGCTCCCTGTTTTACGGCCGGCCAGAGAGAACCCGCGATGAGCTCCGTGTTCTTGTATATGATGCAATGGCTGAAAAAGACAGAACGGAAGGGAAAACGGAGCCTACAGAAGAGCAGGGAGTAGATGCTGCTGCAGAGGAAAGATCAGCAGGGAGGACTGCGAATGGCACGGAGGAGGGGTGTGTGTCCAGTGGGCTGGTTGAGAAGACTGAAAGTGGAGTAGTTGACACTGAAGCACAGGATCTAAAAGGAAGTGAGGTCAGTgctgtggaggtggagacttcTCCATTGTCAGCGGGAGcggaagaggaagaagaggaggaggctCAAGGTATCAGTGTTTCAGCCAAGCCTTGTGCATGGAAGACACTGTCTAGTGGATGGTGGCACCTCCTGGGGGCTTACAGTCTTGACAGGAATTCCTTTCTGTGGTTTTATCTGCACATTTTTGGGATGTTTACTTTGCTGGATCAGTAATGTAAGTCTGTTACACAAGGTCAAGTGTTTGGGTTTTGACTAGGCTGGTGTCGCAGACTCATCTCATTCACAGATTTTAGTAGAAACTACAGCTGCATAAGAGCGTCTTACAATAATTGTTGTATGTAAGGAGTGCTTTAATGGCTATTTTCAGAGGATGAGGATGGTGATGAAGAGGGGAGCACAGCTGATGCCAAGGTAAGGCTGGTTTGGAAACGTGATCAGCTTCCCTGCCGGTCACCCTGTTACATCAAGGTCTTCTGATTGTGTGGGCTGCATCATACTATTCCTCTTCTGCAGGAAAGTGAAGAAGAGGTTGGAAACTTGCAGCTGGCGTGGGAAATGCTGGAGGTGGCCAAGGTGATCTACAAAAGGTAGCATGAGTAGTGTTGCCACAAGTGGTATGACTGGTTTTGTATGTGTTTGTCAAAGAATGAGGAATGAGTCTCTCGAACTCAATTCTCCAGTCATGCGTTAAGTTGTAAACAATATGAAActacaaatgtgtgtgtttgtgttttttttcccctcccatcACTCACCTTGACTACAAAAGCATCTGTGACATCATTTAGCTTTTGGGTTGGTTGGCTTGTATATCAAATGACTGACACGGTGGCTTTTGCTTATGGAAATGTTACCACGTCCTGTAAAATTCTTCCTATTACTAAATAATCAGCGTTAAGTCCCTTTTCTTCCTGCATAAAGGAAGGAGGACAAAGAGGACCAGCTGAAGGCTGCACAGGCCTATCTGAAGCTGGGGGAAGTTGGAGTAGAATCAGGTAAAGGTGTTGGTGGACAGGTTAAATCTTGTATCTATGCTATATTGTAGACTTATCTGATCTGTGCTGCTTCACAGATTTGCTGTCTTGTGCTGCCTATAACGGTCTGGACATGACGGGTCGCGCCTGCTTCTCTTAGGTAACTATTCCCAGGCCCTGCAGGATTTCCAGCAGTGCCTGGAGCTGCAGCAGAAGTACCTGCCTCCGCACAGCCGCCTGTTGGCTGAGACGCACTATCAGCTGGGCGTGACCTTCAGCTACGCCTGCCAGTACCTTCAGGCTGTGCAGCACTTCAGCAGTTCCGTAAAGGTCATCGAGCATCGCATGGGTGAGGAAGCTCCCTGGGGAGTGGGCGTTTCCCAGCTACCCTAGTAAATCAGGGTGTTTTTCCGAGATGTGAACGATCTGAAGCTTGTTCTTCCGGCTTGTCATTGGGTTTGGGGTCCGCAGCTTTGCTACAGGAGGTCATTGACAAGGCTGAAGGGGCTGATGTGGCAGAAGAGAAGGAAATGGAGGAGCTCATTCAGCTGCTGCCCGATATCAAGGAGAAGATTGAGGATGCCCAAGAGAGCCAGAGGAGTGGGGGAGTAGCATCAGAAGTCATTCACCAGACTCTGGTGAGTCAGAGGTGCTCTGTGACGCCCCTTGTATTAACAATTCATGTTGCCCTCAGCTTCTGAGTCACATTGGAAACAAAATCTCGTACAGGCAGGGGCTTCTACATCAGGGATCTCCAGCAGCAGTGATGCTGCCTCCTCCCTAGATAGTAAGGTGACTAATCTTTTTGTGATCCCTCTTCCCCGCAAGTCTTGCGCGCTGATAAAATGGGCCTATTCATATTACTGTACCTTCTCTCCCCCCTGCTCAGAAGCCTTCTGATGGGGCTAATGCCAAGCCTGTTTCTGACATCTCCCACCTAGTCAGGAAGAAGGTAAGTTCTGGCCCTGTCTGAGTCATTGGTCTGGGTTGATACCTTTTGAGCACTATGGTATGTTATGGAGTTTTACTACTGATGCAAGTCTAACCTGACTGGCAAATCTGGATGGCTTTGCTTTTTACTCATTCACAGTTTTGAGGTTTTGTGGTACTATTGCTTGAATTGTGGTGCTGTAGTTGTCTGGTTTCAGTACTTTTGGATGAGGTTTAGTTAGAAACCTATCTGTCCTACTGGCTTATGTTCTGCATGGAGGAAGTCAGAGGAGAATCCATAAAGGGGAGTGATGGCAAAAGACAAACGGTAAACCAGTTAGGATAGCAGAGTCCAGGGGAGGTGCAGCAGGCTGGCCATTGATGGGGCTGGGCTGCTCATTCCCTGTAGGAATGGCGAGCCAGCAGCAGGTGCTGAGGTGGCTTTGTCTGCTGTCGTCCTCCTTGGTTCCTCACCACAGAGCGCTTGTGATTCCTCATGTGTGCAAGTGATGGCATGTGTGGGGATTGTGTGGACTCCCCAGCGCTGTGGGCTCGGGACAACTGTCAAAGTGCAAGATTAAGGCACCGGTTTgttccattttttgtttttccagccAGAGAAACAGTCCACCACTGTGGAAGCTTCAGTGTGACACTTTCTGAGGACCACAGGATTCACTACCTACATGACATCTTCCTGCTTTAAGCACTTGTTGTATATAACATGCTTTCAGTTTTTGATTTTGTACTTTTGAATAAAGGATGTTTGCAAAGCTTTGTTTTCCTGTAATTAATCGGTGTACTGGGCCTCCTGCAGTCTTCAGGATTTACAGGGCGTTCTGGGGACATTAGTCTTAACATGTCTTGAATTAAGTTGAACCAATTAAGCCTTGAGTCATTCAAACTTGTGTTCAAAtagcttttttaaaaaacaaggtACTTGGGAAGGGTGACTACAGTACAATAAGGTGCCATTAGAGAGGCAACACCTTTGTCATCTTCCTAGCCACATACTTATGCTCTGACAGATGCATAAAGGAATATTGAATGGATTTTGAAGTATGCATGTTAATCTTGCTTTGTAGCACAGTATACCTCTTGATTttgatttacttttttttttttgagcagaAGTTAATTCGTGCTAAGACAGGGGGTCCACCTCGACCTGGAAAATAGTCAACCAATTTTCCATTCATGGAAATTGAGAGTAAAAGTAAAATGTCCTGGGAAATCTAAGTACCAGAGCTGTCTGGTGAGGAGGACTAGATCATCCAAGACTGGCAGCGATGCAGATGCGTGGCTACTGTTTACCTTGGAACCATCTGACCACCATGGTACTGACCAACTGCTATTGAGGTCTAGCTGCTTTATGATATTTGGCCAGTTGTAAGGTACCCTGAATATACCATGGTAGAAGGCAGCTGGGTGGCTGAGGGATCACAGGGCTGGCTGAGTCCTTTGGTCTAGACACCTATGACAGAGGCTTCCAGCTCTCTGTCTGCTGCTGTTCTCTGCACTGTCCGGGTCTTTACAGGAAGGCAGGACACCACCACCCACAGGTACACAGAGTGTAAAGAAATCTTTCCCAGTCACAATTTACCATGATTCCTGGGGCATTTTTGTAGAGCTTTATTGATGATAAAGTGAGCAGTAATTTACCACCCAATGAGTCATGGTGTACAAAAATAACACATCAGGGGGTAGTTCTCTCACACTTACCCGGAACCACAGGATGAGTGAGCCTGACCACTTTCCAGGAACATCACATTCTCCCAGTTCTACAGACATCCATGCAGTTTCTGCCTGCTCGACACAGATCTCTGAGACACCAGTGCCCCTTTCATATGGCCCTGAGGCAGGACAGGAGTAAAGTGAATCAGAGAAAAGGAAGTCACTTTCAGTGTCTCTGGTGTCACATGACCGCATAATCCTCGCACCATCTTGCATTTTTTAGTGGCTATATAAACTAGGACCAAAAATTACAGTATAACAGTGCAGGGGTGCAACATATCATATTCGGTCCCCCACTCCAGAGCAATCCACTTATTATATAATCTTTTTACGGCCTCTAAAGGGAATCATcctaacccccccacacacacacttcaagACATCCCTGTATCACTAAAACAATATGGAATCAAcaatatggaatattatttagcacttcataacgcatagagaatgtaatcattaggactCTAATAAGAAGCTGATGTAAACTGTGTAGAGACTGACCTTGTAATCTTTAGGGAGTGcagaccaattactgctgtgcacaatgTGACGAAGAACAAGTATGAATGAGCACCTTGTGTTGGCTTAGAAGTATCTGTTAGCTATTTTGTTAGCCTttaatgtatgtatatgtactttattagtgctgcagcttatcactatgttgaaggacaaatatcTTATTAACCCTCTAGCCAGACAATCTGCAACAAGCAGAAActgccaaggtttgctactgaaggaagggatttgCCTGAGTTCACCGAAAGTTCACGGCTGGGCATTTAAAAAACTGAGTAGAGATGGTCACGGCACCCTTATGTTCAGCCGAGGCACCAAACAGTaagagatgattgacaaacttATCATATAGGGGTGTGGATCGAGGGAGAAAACAAACATTGGTGAATGATTGAGGGAATGATAATACTTAAGTGACGAGGTATTTTTACTcaataagaaaatgtataaaaattggtgtaaaacagtatcGGACACACTTGTAAGTGTCTGGCCTTGGTTGTAACGGCATTCTTGCAATAAAGGCTGAATCTGAATATCTACACAAGcggctcctgactcctgattggcggggaagaaaaaacaacaacataattTGGCGTCATGAACAGGATCGGAGAAGAGACCCAGGGAGGCGACCACCTGGCGGAGGAACCGGAGCACAGCCATCTGCCCTGAAGGGGGCGCCCTAAGGACAGGTAAGAAAGGGTTTTCATTACTGTGTGAAAAGGTAGGGAAATAGAACAGGAAAAAGTAGACGGGGGTGTCTCAGGGGAGCCGCCGGGCAGGACCTCCCCGTAAGGGGACTCGCCGACCAGAAATGACCTGGGGGGAGGAGAATACCGCTTGTGGAGTATTCAGTGGGCCCAGTGTGTATGTGGTGTGAGAGAAATCCCTAAAGGAAGGGTCACGTGTGGATATTGCCCCAGAGATAATGCTCTAAAAGAGGGGACAGTTTAATCTGAGGGTTTGGGATATTGTCTCAAGGCAAAGAGGCCTTGGAGGGTTAATGATGATTTAAAGGTAACTCCCTGAGAGAGGGAGCGGTCTAAGCTAAAGGTTTTTGAGTTACTGTTGTGAGGCCTGGGAGGCTGTGCGTCAATAAATGGTTTAGAGATACTACCCTAGAGACAGGGGGGTCTGTTTGTTGTTACCCCCTAAAGAGAGGGGTCCGTTCATTTTTGTGGAGCAGAAGTATTGTGTTTTTGAGGTAAAGACATAGTTGCGGTAGAAAAAGGCCAGAGAGAGCCAGTGTAGTGAAAATGATTCAGAAGTTCCACCCTAGAGAGAGGaggtctgtctgtttgttttgagGTTGCGAGGCAAAAGTACTGTTACGCTGTAAAGCAATGCATTGTTTTAGGCAAAGATAATTTTGAAATAGATAAGGCCAGAGAAGACCTGTGTCCTAAAAACTGCAGGTATCATTTTGAGAGAAGAAGGTCTGCTGGATCAGACTGATTGTGTTATAAAAAATACTGTAGAAGGAAAAGGTCCCAGAGCACGTTTAGTTTAATGGGGAAAATTTATGAGCCAGTGGAGAAAGTGGACATACATGGTTTTGGGCCAAGACAGTGGAAGAGTGTGTTCAATTAGCAGATAAGTTGAGCATTAAATGTGCAGAAATAGTTGTTTCAGTAATAAAAATTGTATGGAGTCTAAATTAGCAGGAGGTGAATTGATAGGGATGCAGAAGGAAGTATTTGTTAGCTTTAATGCAAAAATAATCTCTGTAGTATAAGCGTGGGTAAGTTACTGTAAAATTTGGACAAATCTTAAAGCAACGGTAAGGTGTTGTGATTGGAGAGTACAGTATAGGATTAAGCACGCAAGGGAAGTAGTAGATTATTAGTGAAACATTTGACCAGGCTGGAGATCTGAGGAGTCATACTTAGATGTATGGCACAGGTGCTTGAGAGAAGCGAAAATGAGATAAGGATATTACAGGAGAATAAGGatattaaaacacattttgttaGAGAGCAGAAGCACATAAAACGTAGAAAAACAGAGTTAGGTTTCGTCCAGGAGAGGGAGCgagtagaaaacaaaaaaataatctagAGTTATAAATGGATGTAGTGACGCGAAAGGTGAAGTGGGAGAGCAcccatattttaaaaaatatataataataataataatgtaacccCCCCGGTGAGAAACACAGAGACAGCTAGGCAGGGAGAATCCCCTGCTCAGAGAAAAGATAGAGAGGGTCTCCAAAACGTGGGAGAATAGAACAAAGGCGCTGGGAACTGGGTGGCCtaagggggcacatgggatgtggcggcgtgtgaggagatggagactctgataaagtatcataaggctaataagaagacagaaaggcgtaaaaagaaaaggagtgaggaactgGAGGTTCTGAGGTTAAGgcaaagggagaggcctggagaagAGAGCAGAACGCAGTGAGAAAGGGCCAGTTTCCAGTAATAGTGGGCATGGTAAAGTTCAGAGGGGAAGAAACAGAAGGATGAAGCAAGTAGGGAGCAGAAAGAAATGGCAAGATGTTTAGATGGATAATCAGGGGCGTCgtagtggggggaaaaaggggACTGAGTTACCAGGGCCccatgtggggggagggcccctaaggaatctggaattttattttcctttaaatattaatattattcaaagatcacaataaatgttgctatctaatgtaaatgtaatttttgtgggaaaataaaTCGGTTGACGGATTGAATTGTGTCCTAGCTTACAGTGCCTGAGGACAAGCACCCTCACCCCTTGCAATGGTATAGTCTTCACCGGGCTTTTTAACTAGGCGCATTTAATTTAGCGGTCATTCagatgaaacagctaaatccgTGTTGGAAGATGATGCCAAAGAAAGCTAAATCcggttttcaaaaaagaaaagagaggcaggaaagaaacaaaaaaataaatgagggAAAGCAACTGCTTAGAAACTTTTTTTCCCAAGAAACGTGAGCCCAAATGTGAAAGCAAATAGCCTACATTAAATGAACTGTGATTATTAAACACTTAAATACCACCGCGAAATTACACATAGCTTAACATGATGTACTCTAGATAagtgtatttatgtatgtatcgtcggcgatgccgcgtatctttctcgtctatttcagtttatatctcgctgaaatgtttgtgtagaatcatggaaaaaatgctggctaaatctgtaatctgtcttcttttcaaaactccATTGTCGAAggtatttaaagtttttaaaattagattaaatcggcaaaaagtaaaccatgtcacctttctttgttttacctgcatggggggcgtgtagtaccgccttcgcgtgaagatcgctattcacattctaaacagCCGCACTTCCGCGTATCCCAGGGAGCACTAACTGGGATATAAGTTTGTGTTTAGCTTTTTGCccattgccatttttcagtgttttctttttgcccttttttaatgaaaaacaaaactggACTCACTAGTCATTTATCTTTCATTATAAATGAAGTAGTTTGTCAATGTGGAAATCTGAAATGGCATTTTcttttatgtaataataaaaaataggcTACTTGATAAAAAGCTGTTCTCTTCAGCCAAATGCAAAAGTGTTCAATTCTCATGCAGGCCTATGATGTTAGGCTGCCTTTGGTGACATTTCCTCTTATAGCTTTTAATCATCCTACAAATATTATAAAACCAAATTCCAGTGAAGTCGTGTGattaggctgttttttttttttggggggggggggggcatgggcacTGTTTGTGCATAGGGCCCAGAATTTGGTGCTACGCCCCtgtggataataataataatagatactttattgatccccttggggaaattgtttttacgcctccctcaactcgctctttgcagagtaagtAACCACCTGTAgtagcacccagggagctgggggacttgctcaaggacccgcagacgtgctgaggctgggtttgaaccggtgaccttctgattacaggcacgcAGGCTGTATGGAAGAGAGTGGAAGTGATACAGGGAAGTGAGGACTGAAGGGAGTGAGATAATAACAGAAGGCCAGGCTTGTGGGTCTGAGAAAAAAGGGAGTGAGATAAAGGTGGGGTACGGAGCAAGTGGTAGTAATGCAGGAGGGCTGATGCGGCACctgctggacacccctaaccctccatgtagaggatggagtcagtttcaggaAAAGGAGACAGAAACGGAAAGTGAGGAAGGAGTAGAGGAGGATAATGAAGATCATAGAACAGTGGAAAGCAGGAGGGCTGTGAGGCCCCTGTTAGGGACACGCCGAtgctccccctggtggtgaatggcgcacagacacagtatgtgCCGTGGGAAGGACAGGATCTGGAGGGCCTGCTCCTCAGACTCTCAGTCCTGGCAGATGgggctggaaaatggatgagagtatttgaggaggaaactatgggGCAGCTCCTGGTGATAGGGGATATAAAGGCGGTTCTGGCTCGCGTTTTGGGGGCAGACAGAAGCAGTGGCCTGGCAGTGGTGACAGAGACTCCTGTGAATGATGCATGTCACTCTGATGGTTAAATGCTAACCTCCGTGACTGAGTGTGGCtgaaatgaaggtggagcccgtaaaggagggggagagcccagctgcctgTCTGCAAGCCCAAGAAAAGCGGTGGAGCACTGAGAcagagcaggacctgcaggTTTGGGTGTTCAAATGTCTGTACCGGAGGGCACTGCAGGACACACTCCCTAAGCCAGTGAGAAACAGGCTAAGGCAAGTGGGGGGGCTCATTACTATGCCAGAGGAGCAGCTGATCCACGCTATTGACTTGTACAGACAGGAGGAGGACTCTGCTAAAGAGCATGAGAGGGAGCTGATGAAGAAATTGAGTCACCACTAAAAAAGAAAGaagtccaggcaccagtggtctctccggACCCAAG
This window harbors:
- the LOC111834769 gene encoding nuclear autoantigenic sperm protein-like isoform X3, producing MPEDTPATSGPERMDEKPCSSSHAADSCSDVTEEAKKLLGAGNRHLVMGDVVSAVSVFQEACAMLAEKYGDTADECGEAFFLCGKALLELARIENTVLGNALEGVPEEDGDEEDKIDGSRIESADNLDEDEDGDEEGSTADAKESEEEVGNLQLAWEMLEVAKVIYKRKEDKEDQLKAAQAYLKLGEVGVESGNYSQALQDFQQCLELQQKYLPPHSRLLAETHYQLGVTFSYACQYLQAVQHFSSSVKVIEHRMALLQEVIDKAEGADVAEEKEMEELIQLLPDIKEKIEDAQESQRSGGVASEVIHQTLAGASTSGISSSSDAASSLDSKKPSDGANAKPVSDISHLVRKKPEKQSTTVEASV
- the LOC111834769 gene encoding nuclear autoantigenic sperm protein-like isoform X1 — translated: MPEDTPATSGPERMDEKPCSSSHAADSCSDVTEEAKKLLGAGNRHLVMGDVVSAVSVFQEACAMLAEKYGDTADECGEAFFLCGKALLELARIENTVLGNALEGVPEEDGDEEDKIDGSRIESADNLDERTRDELRVLVYDAMAEKDRTEGKTEPTEEQGVDAAAEERSAGRTANGTEEGCVSSGLVEKTESGVVDTEAQDLKGSEVSAVEVETSPLSAGAEEEEEEEAQEDEDGDEEGSTADAKESEEEVGNLQLAWEMLEVAKVIYKRKEDKEDQLKAAQAYLKLGEVGVESGNYSQALQDFQQCLELQQKYLPPHSRLLAETHYQLGVTFSYACQYLQAVQHFSSSVKVIEHRMALLQEVIDKAEGADVAEEKEMEELIQLLPDIKEKIEDAQESQRSGGVASEVIHQTLAGASTSGISSSSDAASSLDSKKPSDGANAKPVSDISHLVRKKPEKQSTTVEASV
- the LOC111834769 gene encoding nuclear autoantigenic sperm protein-like isoform X2; amino-acid sequence: MPEDTPATSGPERMDEKPCSSSHAADSDVTEEAKKLLGAGNRHLVMGDVVSAVSVFQEACAMLAEKYGDTADECGEAFFLCGKALLELARIENTVLGNALEGVPEEDGDEEDKIDGSRIESADNLDERTRDELRVLVYDAMAEKDRTEGKTEPTEEQGVDAAAEERSAGRTANGTEEGCVSSGLVEKTESGVVDTEAQDLKGSEVSAVEVETSPLSAGAEEEEEEEAQEDEDGDEEGSTADAKESEEEVGNLQLAWEMLEVAKVIYKRKEDKEDQLKAAQAYLKLGEVGVESGNYSQALQDFQQCLELQQKYLPPHSRLLAETHYQLGVTFSYACQYLQAVQHFSSSVKVIEHRMALLQEVIDKAEGADVAEEKEMEELIQLLPDIKEKIEDAQESQRSGGVASEVIHQTLAGASTSGISSSSDAASSLDSKKPSDGANAKPVSDISHLVRKKPEKQSTTVEASV